In Dolichospermum flos-aquae CCAP 1403/13F, the following proteins share a genomic window:
- a CDS encoding reverse transcriptase domain-containing protein yields MNLKDLYCLSPELVAEKLGVNYHSLIELLEQVDEIYREFKIPKKSGDVRTIRTPISSSERYKIYEGEGYFPLLDIQKKLSKEILQPVYQPKPCVHGFTAKKSIVTNAKAHTKKKYVLNLDIQDFFASINFERVRAMFMAQPYNANDKVANLLAKICCYKDQLPQGAPTSPIVSNMVCAKMDRQLLELAKKHKATYTRYADDVTFSTNLEEFPEALGYVINDGSVRKFVVGEELREIINSNNFEVNERKVRLQTQNYRQEVTGLTVNHRPNVNRKFVRQIRALLHAWQKFGIEKAADEYSSRYDKKYKYLKIRSSENTKRFHHVVRGKIEFLGMVRGKNDPIYKKYLSQYKRLIYEELAQEPKLSFVLKTKGGKERVSLNYQDWNANIRARGLLLPNYIKTSYLLSVLTSLYAGQIILLNGSVGVGKTSLVEKSATILNGNSKIIPVRPAWIDSSDLLGFYNPVNDSFNPSSFLTALQQAQEKFEQFFLVCLDELNLARIENYAADLLSSLEYSKSGQGAQKLILYSPSIEVQIRQEIKLLQSQKSKTSEQSNRLAKLQNFLNTYPAEFSIPKNLILVGTLNSDETTYNISPKVIDRSFVITYPLPDFAEDTNATPSSNPIAKTYIPSLFKELDNKILQADNSNDEFNDSWYTISNWNSLYLSQCGIPLGYRVKRDYKVFYAASRIIELTAQECIGYFLFTKLLPRISFFKDEERENICLEWLEEIENNYSHFGTPDVIENLRNQIHDTRRRNVSYWG; encoded by the coding sequence ATGAATTTGAAAGACTTATATTGCTTATCTCCAGAACTTGTAGCAGAAAAACTAGGCGTTAACTATCATAGTTTAATTGAGCTACTTGAACAAGTAGATGAAATATACAGGGAATTTAAAATTCCTAAAAAATCTGGTGATGTACGAACAATAAGAACACCAATAAGTAGCTCGGAACGTTATAAAATATATGAAGGAGAAGGATATTTTCCTCTACTAGATATACAAAAAAAACTCAGCAAAGAAATACTACAACCTGTTTATCAACCTAAGCCATGCGTACATGGTTTTACAGCAAAAAAAAGTATTGTAACTAATGCCAAAGCTCATACTAAAAAGAAATATGTTCTAAATTTAGATATTCAAGACTTTTTCGCATCAATTAACTTTGAAAGAGTTCGAGCCATGTTTATGGCACAACCATATAACGCGAATGATAAAGTAGCTAATCTACTGGCAAAAATATGCTGTTATAAGGATCAGTTACCTCAAGGCGCACCCACATCACCTATCGTCTCAAACATGGTGTGTGCAAAAATGGATAGGCAATTACTAGAACTAGCAAAAAAACATAAAGCAACATATACAAGATATGCTGATGATGTCACTTTCTCTACTAATTTAGAGGAGTTTCCAGAAGCACTAGGATATGTCATTAATGATGGATCTGTAAGAAAATTTGTTGTTGGAGAAGAATTACGAGAAATAATTAATAGTAATAATTTTGAAGTAAATGAAAGAAAAGTAAGGTTGCAAACTCAAAACTATCGTCAGGAAGTAACGGGTTTAACAGTTAACCATCGTCCTAACGTAAATCGTAAATTTGTCCGACAAATCCGAGCTTTGCTTCATGCTTGGCAAAAATTTGGAATTGAGAAGGCAGCAGATGAGTATAGTAGTAGATATGATAAAAAATACAAATATTTAAAAATTAGAAGCAGTGAAAACACAAAACGGTTTCATCATGTTGTTCGAGGTAAGATTGAATTCTTAGGTATGGTTAGAGGTAAAAATGATCCAATATATAAAAAATATTTAAGTCAATATAAAAGACTAATATATGAAGAATTAGCTCAAGAACCTAAATTATCCTTTGTTTTAAAAACAAAAGGAGGGAAAGAGAGAGTATCACTAAATTACCAAGACTGGAATGCCAATATTAGGGCTAGAGGACTGCTATTACCCAACTATATTAAAACTAGCTACTTATTGTCTGTATTAACTTCTTTATATGCTGGGCAGATTATTTTATTAAATGGCTCTGTTGGAGTTGGGAAGACAAGCCTTGTAGAAAAATCTGCTACCATTTTAAATGGTAATAGTAAAATTATTCCTGTTCGACCTGCTTGGATTGATTCGTCTGATTTGTTAGGATTCTACAATCCAGTTAATGATAGCTTTAATCCCTCTAGTTTTTTAACTGCATTACAACAAGCTCAGGAAAAATTTGAACAATTTTTTTTAGTGTGTTTAGATGAACTCAATTTAGCTCGAATTGAAAATTATGCTGCTGACTTACTCTCAAGTTTAGAATATTCCAAGTCTGGTCAAGGAGCGCAAAAGCTAATTCTCTACTCACCTAGTATAGAAGTACAAATTAGACAAGAGATTAAGCTATTACAATCCCAAAAATCAAAAACATCTGAACAAAGTAACAGACTGGCTAAACTTCAAAATTTTTTAAATACTTATCCGGCTGAATTTTCAATTCCTAAAAACTTAATTTTGGTTGGAACTCTCAATTCAGATGAAACCACTTATAATATCAGTCCAAAAGTAATAGATAGATCCTTCGTCATTACCTATCCTTTGCCTGATTTTGCTGAAGATACAAATGCAACCCCTTCTAGCAATCCAATTGCAAAAACATATATACCATCTTTATTTAAAGAATTAGATAATAAAATTCTCCAAGCTGATAACAGTAATGATGAATTTAACGATAGTTGGTATACTATCTCAAATTGGAACTCACTTTACCTATCTCAGTGTGGAATACCTTTAGGATATAGAGTAAAAAGAGATTATAAAGTTTTCTATGCAGCTTCTAGAATTATCGAATTAACAGCCCAAGAATGTATAGGATACTTTCTCTTTACGAAACTTCTGCCTAGAATTTCTTTTTTCAAGGATGAAGAGCGAGAAAATATTTGCCTTGAATGGCTAGAGGAAATTGAAAATAATTATTCTCATTTCGGTACTCCAGATGTAATTGAAAATTTAAGAAATCAAATCCACGATACTAGACGGCGCAATGTTAGCTACTGGGGATAA
- a CDS encoding Uma2 family endonuclease: MVITQTSPPNITQDITTTHFTPDEYRVMEETAAERHEYRNGEIIAMAGGSEVHSAIASNLLVYLGFLLRDTNFRLYNSDLRVWIPEYNCGTYTDLMVVDEQPQLNGERTDEILNPLVIVEVLSPSTEGYDRGDKFRKYRSLPSFCEYLLVSQTEPYIEHYHKLDDSSDSVRGASRRELALLQAVRWQWQVYDHPDQSILVHSLNVEVPLGEVYRRINF; this comes from the coding sequence GTGGTTATTACTCAAACCAGTCCCCCCAATATTACTCAGGATATAACAACAACTCACTTCACTCCAGATGAGTATCGAGTGATGGAGGAAACCGCAGCCGAAAGACATGAATATCGGAACGGAGAAATTATCGCTATGGCTGGAGGTTCAGAAGTTCATAGTGCGATCGCTAGTAACCTCTTAGTCTATTTGGGATTTTTGCTCAGAGATACCAATTTTCGTTTATATAATAGCGATTTGCGCGTTTGGATTCCCGAATACAACTGTGGAACTTACACTGATTTAATGGTAGTAGATGAACAACCACAATTGAACGGTGAGCGCACTGACGAAATTCTCAATCCTCTGGTGATTGTGGAAGTTTTATCACCCTCTACTGAAGGTTATGATAGAGGTGATAAATTTAGAAAGTATCGCTCCCTTCCTAGCTTTTGCGAATATCTACTAGTTAGCCAAACTGAACCCTATATTGAGCATTATCACAAACTTGATGATAGTAGCGATAGCGTTCGCGGAGCGTCCCGGAGGGAACTAGCGCTGCTGCAAGCAGTTCGCTGGCAATGGCAAGTTTATGATCATCCTGATCAGTCTATATTAGTACATAGTTTAAATGTAGAAGTTCCTCTTGGTGAAGTTTATCGCCGCATTAATTTCTAA
- a CDS encoding helix-turn-helix domain-containing protein, producing MDARMDAFGIRVRYFRKSLKLSQDELAEKSDLHRTYIGAVERGERNISLMNIFRLADALQVTAKDLFDNPIENGENTK from the coding sequence ATGGATGCTAGAATGGACGCTTTTGGGATCAGAGTTCGCTATTTCAGAAAAAGTTTAAAACTTTCCCAAGATGAATTGGCTGAAAAATCTGACTTACATCGTACATATATTGGTGCTGTAGAGCGAGGTGAACGAAATATTAGTTTAATGAATATTTTTCGTTTAGCTGATGCTCTTCAAGTTACAGCTAAAGATTTGTTTGATAATCCAATAGAAAATGGAGAAAACACAAAATGA
- a CDS encoding type I restriction endonuclease, which yields MINEDDLLNIAIVNIRKVSKFKPYKSYSGVNNKEEFQQLIANDPAFGSLGLDDERYIIARVGGNLVTSLHRKLGDMYENLFAYLLKESFGLNENELHFSVNVKIGKRDQVRSTDGLIRKDKFNQNIPSDWIKYEGIGFEVRSCYQIGDSKRIQADYDMSLALKSYEILPVMLIFCNTSLKSPVLRLSKSWELYEGRNSFDLVHTITGFDLYNFLQINSELLKKEIDNIFSYFL from the coding sequence ATGATAAATGAAGATGATTTACTGAATATAGCTATAGTAAATATTAGAAAAGTTTCAAAATTTAAACCTTATAAAAGCTATTCTGGTGTCAATAACAAAGAGGAATTTCAGCAATTAATAGCTAATGATCCTGCTTTTGGCTCTTTAGGTTTGGACGACGAAAGATACATTATTGCCAGAGTGGGAGGAAATCTTGTAACCTCCTTACATCGCAAACTTGGTGATATGTATGAGAATTTATTTGCCTATTTATTAAAAGAGAGTTTTGGATTAAATGAGAATGAACTACACTTTAGTGTCAATGTTAAAATTGGTAAACGTGACCAGGTTCGATCCACTGATGGATTAATCAGAAAAGATAAGTTCAATCAAAATATTCCCTCAGATTGGATTAAATATGAAGGAATAGGATTTGAAGTCCGTTCATGCTATCAAATTGGTGATTCTAAAAGAATTCAGGCTGATTATGATATGTCCTTGGCTTTGAAGTCTTACGAAATTCTGCCTGTAATGTTAATTTTCTGCAATACATCTTTAAAAAGCCCTGTACTTAGATTATCAAAGAGTTGGGAACTCTATGAAGGAAGAAACAGTTTTGATTTAGTTCATACTATTACTGGTTTCGACCTTTATAATTTCCTTCAGATAAATTCAGAGTTGTTGAAAAAAGAGATAGATAATATTTTCTCATATTTTCTCTAA
- a CDS encoding DNA methyltransferase, with translation MFQQLSLFEDRNTHIANCFYRSIEESGFNYQEIDIGDITFKAGQTESVHRWYRLTPSYSPNLVRFFIDIFKISKDDFVVDPFSGRGTTVIECQKHGIKAMGIEINPLLQQVGNKSLLWNIDNTHLINIYLEEIFDTIKKYQTFSLEDVIEIFNTRVPIIHNVFRWWKIHVLKNLIICREIMNQEKYNPISEYIWLSLNKACLDCANIHRNHPTITFDDNHQREIDVYLEISTNLQNIKEDLIKLNQKQILFSNFNSIIVGNSTNNLQNTIINRSIDFVITSPPYPNRYSYIHQTRPQLHFLELLEDISEATEIDLQAIGGTWGRATSILQKDLIIVPDEIKPYLSYYDELKNQNILMCNYATKYFIDLWKHIKCLKQSVSRNFQGVYVVGNSRLSNVEIFTEVILGQLFQHEGFEVEKIISFRKRGGKKRLYETAVCIKN, from the coding sequence ATGTTTCAACAACTATCACTATTTGAAGATAGAAATACTCATATTGCTAACTGTTTTTATAGAAGCATTGAGGAGTCTGGTTTTAACTATCAAGAAATTGATATAGGTGATATCACATTTAAAGCAGGACAAACAGAGTCAGTACATAGATGGTATCGGCTGACCCCTAGCTATTCGCCAAATTTAGTTCGCTTTTTTATTGATATATTTAAAATTAGTAAAGATGATTTTGTCGTTGATCCATTTAGTGGTAGAGGCACAACAGTTATTGAATGTCAGAAGCATGGAATTAAGGCTATGGGAATTGAGATTAATCCTCTACTTCAGCAAGTGGGAAATAAGTCGTTACTATGGAATATTGATAATACGCATTTAATTAATATTTATCTTGAAGAAATATTTGATACGATTAAAAAATATCAGACATTTTCACTAGAAGATGTTATTGAGATATTCAATACCAGAGTTCCAATTATTCATAATGTCTTTCGTTGGTGGAAAATTCATGTGTTAAAGAATTTGATTATTTGCCGTGAGATAATGAATCAGGAAAAATATAATCCTATTTCTGAATATATCTGGTTATCTTTGAATAAAGCGTGTTTAGATTGTGCAAATATTCATAGAAATCATCCAACTATTACATTTGATGATAATCATCAGAGGGAGATAGATGTTTATTTGGAAATTAGTACAAATCTCCAGAACATAAAGGAAGATTTGATCAAGCTCAATCAAAAGCAAATATTATTTTCAAATTTTAACTCCATTATAGTCGGTAATTCCACAAACAACTTACAAAATACGATTATTAATCGTTCTATAGATTTTGTAATTACTTCACCTCCCTATCCAAATCGTTATAGTTATATTCATCAAACCAGACCTCAATTGCATTTCTTAGAACTATTAGAAGATATTAGTGAAGCTACGGAAATAGATTTACAAGCAATAGGTGGAACATGGGGTAGAGCGACTTCAATTTTACAGAAGGATTTAATTATAGTTCCTGATGAGATTAAGCCATATCTTTCTTACTATGATGAGCTTAAAAATCAAAATATCTTGATGTGTAATTATGCCACCAAATACTTTATTGATTTGTGGAAACATATAAAATGTTTAAAACAGAGCGTATCCAGAAATTTTCAAGGTGTTTACGTTGTGGGTAATTCTAGGCTCTCAAATGTAGAGATATTTACAGAGGTGATTTTGGGGCAGCTTTTTCAACACGAGGGTTTTGAAGTTGAGAAAATAATTTCCTTTAGGAAAAGGGGTGGTAAAAAACGTTTGTATGAAACAGCAGTATGTATTAAAAATTAG
- a CDS encoding glucose-1-phosphate adenylyltransferase, whose product MKKVLAIILGGGAGTRLYPLTKLRAKPAVPVAGKYRLIDIPVSNCINSEIFKIYVLTQFNSASLNRHIARAYNFSGFSDGFVEVLAAQQTPENPNWFQGTADAVRQYIWMLQEWDVEEFLILSGDHLYRMDYRQFIQRHRDTNADITLSVIPMDDRRASDFGLMKINDSGRVIDFSEKPKGEALAQMRVDTTILGLTKEQAALQPYIASMGIYVFKKDVLIKLLKQSLEQTDFGKEIIPEAAKDHNVQAFLFDDYWEDIGTIESFYEANLALTKQPLPPFSFYDEAAPIYTRARYLPPSKLLNCQITESMIGDGCILKDCRIQHSVLGVRSRIESGSVIEETLIMGADYYQPSVERQCSLEENDIPVGIGTDTIIRRAIIDKNARIGHNVKIINKDNIQEAEREKQGFYIRSGIVVVLKNAVIPDGTII is encoded by the coding sequence GTGAAAAAAGTTTTAGCAATTATTCTGGGTGGGGGTGCGGGGACCCGGCTTTATCCGTTAACTAAACTCCGCGCCAAACCAGCAGTACCAGTGGCCGGGAAATATCGTCTCATAGATATACCTGTTAGCAACTGCATCAATTCCGAAATATTCAAAATCTACGTCCTGACTCAATTTAACTCAGCCTCTCTGAATCGTCACATCGCCCGTGCTTACAACTTCAGTGGGTTTAGTGATGGGTTTGTAGAAGTGTTAGCAGCACAACAAACCCCAGAAAACCCCAACTGGTTCCAAGGTACGGCTGATGCTGTGCGTCAGTACATCTGGATGTTACAAGAGTGGGATGTAGAAGAATTTCTGATTCTTTCCGGTGATCACCTTTACCGCATGGATTACCGGCAGTTTATCCAGCGGCATAGAGATACAAATGCTGATATTACACTTTCCGTCATTCCCATGGATGATCGTCGCGCCTCCGATTTTGGCTTGATGAAAATTAATGATTCAGGTAGGGTAATTGATTTTAGCGAAAAACCCAAAGGTGAAGCTTTAGCACAAATGCGTGTTGATACCACCATATTGGGATTGACAAAAGAACAAGCCGCATTACAGCCATATATCGCCTCCATGGGGATTTATGTCTTTAAAAAAGATGTTTTGATTAAGTTGTTGAAACAATCTTTAGAACAAACTGATTTTGGTAAAGAGATTATTCCCGAAGCTGCTAAAGATCACAACGTTCAAGCCTTCTTATTTGATGACTACTGGGAAGATATTGGGACAATTGAATCTTTTTATGAGGCTAATTTAGCCCTGACGAAGCAACCCCTTCCTCCCTTTAGCTTCTACGATGAAGCAGCACCAATCTATACTCGCGCTCGTTATTTACCACCTTCTAAACTGCTGAATTGCCAAATCACAGAATCTATGATTGGTGACGGTTGTATTTTGAAAGATTGTCGCATTCAACATTCAGTTTTGGGAGTGCGATCGCGCATAGAATCAGGATCTGTAATTGAAGAAACCCTGATCATGGGCGCTGACTATTATCAACCATCTGTTGAAAGACAATGCAGTTTAGAGGAAAATGATATTCCCGTCGGTATTGGTACAGACACCATTATTCGCCGTGCCATCATTGATAAAAATGCCCGCATTGGTCACAATGTGAAAATTATCAATAAAGACAACATCCAAGAAGCAGAACGAGAAAAGCAAGGCTTCTACATCCGTAGCGGCATTGTTGTTGTTCTCAAAAATGCTGTAATTCCTGATGGTACAATCATTTAG
- a CDS encoding AAA family ATPase: protein MTKLILLIGLPGSGKSTLAKQLFTECPQMQLISTDAIRGQLFGSEAIQGPWLLIWRELEQQLQTAITADKGVIFDATNAQRKNRREVITLARNCGFSYIMGVWVRTPVWLCLARNQSRIRQVPEEIILRMSRQLRDAPPSKEEGIDELIFCSSWQEYGNCASTFSKNHT, encoded by the coding sequence ATGACTAAATTAATTTTGCTAATTGGTCTTCCTGGTAGCGGTAAATCAACCCTAGCAAAACAATTATTCACAGAATGCCCCCAGATGCAGCTAATTTCCACAGATGCTATCCGGGGGCAGCTTTTTGGTTCAGAAGCAATTCAAGGACCTTGGCTGCTAATTTGGCGGGAACTGGAACAACAATTGCAAACAGCCATAACCGCAGATAAAGGGGTGATTTTCGATGCTACCAACGCCCAAAGGAAAAATCGCCGGGAAGTGATTACCCTAGCCCGTAATTGTGGCTTTAGTTATATTATGGGGGTTTGGGTGAGAACTCCAGTTTGGCTATGTTTAGCAAGGAATCAAAGCCGGATTCGCCAAGTTCCTGAAGAGATAATTCTCCGAATGTCCCGTCAACTCCGGGATGCTCCCCCCAGTAAAGAAGAAGGAATAGATGAACTTATTTTCTGTTCATCATGGCAAGAGTACGGGAATTGCGCCAGTACATTCAGCAAGAACCACACTTAA
- a CDS encoding DnaJ C-terminal domain-containing protein — protein sequence MAATDFKDYYAMLGISKTATSEEIKQAFRKLARKFHPDVNPNNKQAEAKFKEVNEAYEVLSDPDKRKKYDQFGQYWKQAGQGFPGGGPGDMGGVDFGQYGSFNDFLTELFGGAGPGSGRQSYSYRTSPGRPGGGFNDVGLQNGGAGGTQDTEAVIILTFAEAFSGVQKRFSLGSETIDVRIPGGAKTGTRLRVKGKGQINPMSQQRGDLYLKVELQPHTFFQLEGDNLVCEVLITPDEATLGAAIDVPTPDGHVSVKLPAGVRSGQSLRLRGKGWPVAKGGRGDQFVKVAIAPPKDLTPQEREYYEKIRAIRTYNPRSHLAQVKL from the coding sequence ATGGCTGCAACCGACTTTAAAGACTATTATGCAATGTTAGGAATTAGTAAAACCGCCACTTCAGAAGAAATTAAACAAGCTTTTCGGAAACTAGCCCGTAAATTTCATCCTGATGTTAACCCCAATAACAAACAGGCTGAAGCCAAATTTAAAGAAGTTAATGAAGCCTACGAGGTATTATCTGACCCAGATAAACGCAAAAAATACGACCAATTTGGTCAATATTGGAAACAAGCCGGTCAAGGTTTTCCCGGTGGTGGTCCTGGGGATATGGGCGGAGTTGATTTTGGTCAATACGGCAGTTTTAATGACTTCTTAACTGAATTATTTGGTGGTGCAGGTCCTGGCAGCGGACGACAAAGTTACTCTTATCGAACTTCTCCAGGTAGACCAGGTGGCGGTTTTAACGATGTTGGTCTTCAAAATGGCGGTGCTGGTGGTACACAAGATACAGAAGCTGTAATTATTTTAACTTTTGCCGAAGCATTTTCCGGTGTTCAAAAACGCTTTAGTTTAGGCAGCGAAACTATTGATGTGCGTATTCCTGGTGGCGCTAAAACTGGGACTCGTCTACGGGTGAAAGGAAAAGGCCAAATTAACCCCATGAGTCAACAACGGGGAGATTTATACTTAAAAGTAGAATTACAACCCCATACTTTTTTCCAACTTGAAGGGGACAATCTGGTTTGCGAAGTCTTAATTACCCCTGATGAAGCCACATTAGGTGCAGCGATAGATGTACCCACACCCGATGGTCATGTCAGTGTTAAGCTACCTGCGGGAGTTCGTTCTGGTCAATCTCTGCGCCTACGTGGTAAGGGTTGGCCTGTAGCTAAAGGCGGACGTGGTGATCAATTTGTGAAAGTAGCGATCGCTCCCCCAAAAGACCTCACACCCCAAGAGCGGGAATACTATGAAAAAATTCGAGCTATCCGTACCTATAACCCCCGTAGTCATTTAGCACAAGTTAAATTGTAA
- a CDS encoding IS4 family transposase — protein MGIQKEHHQMLTQFTTEYDLQPIAKHLSTIIKESLASVSSSKCRQGTILVPTFVIWFVILSTIRRDLSYLGIMDWMISGLRWLSCCLPKQLISEGAMSHARVRIGLTVFQLIFKKLTSSLTTLKYDFHKWTTVIFDGSTGTTPDTESNRDKFGKSKCGRGESAFPMLRIVTLISASTRLILDFTYGSSQGKGTGERTLMTKLLAQFNQKNLLFLLDAGLYSFATIFSIRTKECDFLLRVASNVKLPVISDSRLPDGYMARYPDGSYLSEINGKILNLEKSTESHKQWNQESIIVRVIEYQIPGFLPRRLVTSIIDPNISAKELIIHYHCRWEVEISFCEIKTHQCATLKGQMPTIFRSKTSELVEQELYAMLIAYNLLRDLIYQSANEYNKNPLLLSFLESLQLVIDLVQLISHSSLKLREIQHQYLLSLISQSEIDRPRRKRINPRVVKIKMSKFKRKNSSHKSEIRDIEKDLKILPPQAV, from the coding sequence ATGGGAATTCAAAAAGAACATCATCAGATGCTTACTCAGTTTACGACAGAATATGATCTGCAACCAATTGCAAAACATTTATCAACTATTATCAAAGAATCTTTGGCGAGTGTTTCATCAAGTAAATGTCGTCAAGGAACGATTCTAGTACCAACGTTTGTCATTTGGTTTGTAATTCTCTCCACTATCCGTCGTGATTTAAGTTATTTAGGAATAATGGATTGGATGATATCAGGATTGAGGTGGTTATCCTGTTGTCTACCAAAACAACTTATTTCTGAAGGTGCTATGAGTCATGCCAGAGTTCGTATAGGATTAACAGTTTTTCAACTAATATTTAAAAAACTCACTTCTAGTTTGACAACATTGAAATATGACTTTCATAAATGGACTACAGTAATATTTGATGGTTCCACAGGTACGACACCTGATACTGAAAGTAATCGTGATAAATTTGGGAAGTCTAAATGTGGTCGAGGAGAAAGTGCTTTTCCCATGCTGAGAATAGTCACATTAATATCAGCATCAACACGCCTGATCCTAGATTTTACCTATGGTTCGAGCCAAGGTAAAGGAACTGGTGAAAGGACTTTAATGACTAAATTACTGGCACAATTTAACCAGAAAAACTTATTATTTTTATTAGATGCTGGTTTATATTCCTTTGCAACTATTTTTAGTATTCGTACAAAAGAATGCGACTTTTTACTTAGGGTAGCTTCTAATGTTAAACTACCTGTTATCTCTGATTCTCGTTTGCCAGATGGATACATGGCTAGATATCCAGATGGAAGTTATTTATCAGAAATTAATGGCAAAATTCTCAATTTAGAAAAATCTACAGAATCGCATAAACAATGGAATCAGGAAAGTATCATTGTCCGAGTTATTGAATATCAAATTCCTGGTTTTCTCCCTCGTCGTTTAGTTACTAGTATTATTGACCCTAATATTTCTGCCAAAGAATTAATTATTCACTATCATTGCAGATGGGAGGTGGAAATTAGTTTCTGTGAAATAAAAACACATCAATGTGCTACGCTCAAAGGACAAATGCCCACTATTTTTCGGAGCAAAACATCTGAATTAGTCGAACAAGAACTTTATGCTATGTTAATTGCTTATAATCTACTCCGCGATTTAATTTACCAATCTGCTAACGAATATAATAAAAATCCTTTACTCCTTAGTTTTCTTGAATCTTTGCAACTAGTTATAGATTTAGTACAACTCATCAGCCATTCATCCTTAAAATTACGAGAAATTCAACATCAATATTTATTATCATTAATTTCCCAGTCTGAAATTGATCGCCCCCGACGAAAACGTATTAATCCCCGTGTTGTCAAAATTAAAATGTCCAAATTCAAGCGCAAAAACTCTTCCCATAAATCTGAAATCAGAGATATAGAAAAAGACTTGAAAATCCTTCCCCCACAAGCAGTTTGA